The genomic window CCCAGGCCATCAAGAAATCCCGCGTAGTCGGTTTCAAGGATCTGGGGATGGAAGCCATTTACGAGTTTGAAGTGGAAGATATGCCTGTCACAGTGGCAGTTGATTCCCAGGGTACCTCGGTACACCAGACGGGACCTGCCAAGTGGAAAGAGATTATTGCTGAAAAAGCCTGATATCAGTGATTTGATATTCATGGCAAGCACTTTGCTCATTAAACGCGCTACTATCGGGCTCCGAATGTCGGGGCCCGTTTTTATATATAAATTGAATGGCCAGCTGCGATTGGCAAGTAAAACCTTGCCCTGAGCTGTTATAATGACGTCTGATTTTATGCCAATCGCACGTCAATGGAGTTGTTATGACCTCCTGGTTATGGGGAACGGGCCTGCTGTTGATATACCTTTTAGGTATTGTGTCGGCGGTTATGGCGCTTATGTCCAGTCGAACGTCCCAGGGGGCCATTGCCTGGATCATTTCCTTATTAACCTTTCCCTATGTTGCCGTGCCTGCCTACTGGTTTTTCGGTCGACCACGTTTTTATGGCTATGTATCGGCCAGGGGAGAGCGTGATAGCGTCTTGCGCCAGGTGCTTAACCGCTATCGGTCCAATATGCTGCCTTACTGTTCGCCCTCGCTGACGGCGGATATTCAGGCAGTAGAGCAGTTGGCCATGATGCCGCTGACGCAACAGAATCACGCGGAATTGCTGATTGATGGCAAAGAAACCTTTGAAAGTCTGTTTGCCGGAATTGACCGGGCAAAGCACTACGTGCTGATCCAGTTCTTTATTGTTCGCAATGATGCGTTAGGGCGGCGTTTGCAACACCATCTGGAACTGGCGGCCAAGCGCGGTGTTCGGGTGTATTTTTTATATGATGAAGTGGGCAGTCGAAAGCTGGATGAGGGGTATCTCAAGGATCTGTCCAATGTTGGTGTCAAGGTCAGTGCTTTCCGTTCATCACGCGGTTTCAAGCATCCTTTCCAGCTGAACTTTCGTAATCATCGCAAGGTGTTGGTGGTGGATGGTGAGCAGGGCTGGCTGGGCGGCTTCAACGTAGGGGTGGAATATCTTGGAGAATTCAGCCGTCATGGGCCCTGGCGCGATACCCATCTAATGCTGGAAGGCCCCAGTGTGCTGGGGCTTCAGGAAGCCTTCTGGGAGGACTGGCACTGGGCGACAGGGGAGGTGATCAATCTACAGTGGCAGCCTGTTGCTATGCCTGCGCCGAGTCATGATGTCGTCATTGTGCCTTCTGGCCCCGCGGATCGGTTAGATACGGCAAGCCTGCTGGTTCAGAGTCTGATTCATAGCGCCAACGAGAGATTATGGGTGACAAGCCCCTATTTTGTACCTGATCAAGGTGTCCAGGACGCTCTACGGTTGGCCGCAATGCGCGGTGTGGACGTGCGGGTGATGATCCCTGAGCGCCCGGACCACCTGCTGGTATTTCTATCTGCATTTTCATTCCTGCCAGATATGTTAAGAGCCGGTGTTAAAATATACCGTTATCTTCCTGGGTTCTTACATCAAAAAACCATCCTTGTTGATGACAATGCGGCCGCTATCGGAACCATCAATCTAGATAATCGGTCATTCAGGCTCAACTTTGAAATAACAGCGTTTATTCCTAGTCCCGAATTTGCAGCTCAGGTGAGATTAATGCTTGAAGAGGATTTCACCCAATGTCGTCGTGTGTCCCTGGACGAGATACAGCAGCGGCCTTTATGGAAAAAAGTCATCTCACGAGCAGCCTATCTAATGTCACCCGTACAATAAATGCTTAATGGCGTGGGTCATTTACATGGAAAGCATCTGTTAAGCATTGTGACCTGCCAGTTTTGGCGTTATTTATTATTATCGCAACACCCGTCATTTTATAAGGAGTCTGGGGTGAATTTGGAAACCAAGTGGTTGGAAGATTTTGTCGCCCTGGCCAATACTCGCAGCTTTTCCGCATCAGCACGTCAACGCCACGTCACCCAGCCTGCCTTCAGCCGCCGGATTAGAGCGCTTGAGCAGGCTGTGGACGTTACTCTGGTCGACCGTTCAACGACTCCGGTTGGATTGACCTCAGAAGGGCAGCTGTTTCTGATCACAGCACGTAACCTTGTTGAGCAGCTGAATGAATCACTGAGCCATCTTCGCGGGTTGTCTATTGCCAATGAAGCGCTGGATATAGTGGCTGCTCATTCACTAGCGCTGAGTTTTTTTCCGCCCTGGATTTCCAGGTTGCAGAAAGGTCTCGGTGAGTTGCCAACCCGCCTGGTGGCCATGAACGTAGGCGAAGCCATACACGTACTGCGAGAGGGCAACTGCGATCTGATGTTGGCCTACTACGACCCTTTTGCCACCATGCAATTAGACGCCGAAGTGTTTCCGTCTTTCTCGATTGGCAAAGTCAAGATGTTGCCCGTTTCCATAGCAGACGAGCAAGGTAAGCCGCTATTCTCTCTGCAAACAGATACCTCCATACCCTATCTGGCTTATACCCAGGGCGCCTTTCTGGGTCGCAGTGTGCGGATGCTGCTGAAAAATGATCCGCTGCGCCTAAAGTTACGCACCGTGTATGAAACCGCTATGGCAGAAGGCCTGAAAGGCATGGTGCTCCAGGGCGTAGGCGTGGCCTGGATACCTGATTTCTGCATCCGTGAAGAGTTAAAGAAAGGCACTCTGGTGCGAGCAGGCGATGAAAGCTGGGATATCCCGCTGGAAATACGCCTTTACCGGTGCTCATTGGTGCACAAGCCAGGGGTTGAACGCCTATGGCGGCAAATGATGAAGCTCCCCCGTGATTTTCTGGAAGCCTGAACGCAAACGAGGGAGAGCAAGAGAGAAGCAAAAAACAGAAAAGCTATAATTATCCACTGGTTCCAAAATCCGCTGGCAGCCCCAGAAAGTTCTGAATGATAAAGAAATGATCTTCGAACAGGCTGTCCGGCTCAAGATCGGCCAGCGCTATCCAGCGTGCATGGTCTCCGCCTTTGACAGGCTTGAGCCGCGGCAGCTGCTGATCCGGGCGCAAAGCAAAATAAAACGCTTCTGCCAGTGTTCTTCCACGCCAGCTGCGGTGGGGTTCGTCAAACAGGCGCTGACCACGCAGCGAACCTTTCAATACCGGCTCAGGCACTTTCAGGCGAATGCGTTCGCGCAACTCGCGCAGGCAGGCATCCAGTAAACGCTCATGAGAATTGATAAAACCACCAGGCAGCGCGTAAAGCCCTTTGCCCGGTGCTGCTTTACGGCGAACAAGTAATACGTGCCCAGATTGAACGACCACCGCGTTCACTGTCACAAAAATAGGCGGGTAGGGTGCTTCCGCCCAAGCTTTGCGGTATTGATCAAGCAGTTGCTGTTCTTCAATCAGGCGCTGATAGGCTTCTTCCTGACAAAACTGCTGAACGTATTCAATCACCCCAGGTGGCAAGTCATGAAAGGCACCGGTACTGAGATAATCATTACTTGAGCCTTGAGAGCGAAACAGGCGTTCACGGATCTGGCTGGCTGAAATACCTTCCACCACGGGCACACTGACAGACTCCCACTGCGGAAACAGTGAAAGATAGTAACTGGACTGCCCGCGACTGGCACCAATCAGGCCGATTCTCGGCAGCTTGCCATTTTCAGGAACGGTAAGATCGCGTACGCGCCTTTGTACGTCGCGTACCCAAACATCATCGTTATAGAGTGCATCCAGCAAGGGAGTAATCTCAAGGCGCTGATTCTCTTCATCGTCAAAACTGGAGGTCAGCATCTTCTGGCGGTCGTTGAACTGCCAGGGGTTTCGCAATGAGCGCGCCTGCCAGGCCGACCCGACCAGCACGATGACCTGGCTCGCCTGTTTTAATGCTTCACGGATAACGGCCACATGCCCTAGGTGAGGTGGCTGAAAACGACCAATAAATACCAGGCAGTCAAATTCATAGCCTTTATCTGCAGCAGGGTGTTCAAGTGTTTGAACGCTGGGCATTGATGACTCCCAAAAGGTGTTGAAGCACAGATGATTTAGCTGATTAGCCTGTGTTTAGCTGGTAGCCATTATGGCAGTGAACCGGGCTAACGCAATTGGCTGACAGCCTGATAAGCGACTTTAATTCAGGTATGCTAACAACAATTCTTGATGAAACCATGACTTTGAGTAGATCAGGCGTTCAGCCTCGCCAGGTCGAAGAAATTGTCAGTTAAGCTACAAGGAAGACAAGATGCTCAAGCGCTCAGTGATTTTCTGGAGCCAGGTAGTCAAAGACGCGGTTCAACTCTGGTTAGAGCGGAATGCCTTCAGTTATGCCGGCTCCCTGGCCTTCTATACTCTGTTTTCTCTGGCCCCCGTCGTTATTATTGCAGTCACCGTGATTGGTGTGGTGATGGGTGAAGATGCCGCTCATGGGCAGATTGTCGCCCAATTGCAGGAGACTATGGGTGTCGAAGCTGCCAGTGCTATTGAACAGGCTGTTGCACAATCACGGATAGAGGAAGCCGGTATTCTACCTACTCTATTAGGGTTCGGTGCTTTGCTAGTGGGCGCCACCACAGTATTCGGACAAATGCAGTTTTCGCTTAACACCATCTGGGGCGTCACCGCCCGACCAACCGCTAACAGTGCACTGATTTTCCTTAAAAATCGCTTCTTGTCCCTAACCGTGGTGTTATCAATAGGCTTTATCCTACTGGTGTCACTTGCGGCTGGGGTAGTCGTCCGTGCCATGCTAAAGGCAGCAGATGACTTGCTTCCGTACACGACTCTGATAGCTTCCAGCGCTGAATCATTAATATCGCTGGGCGTTGTCATTCTGCTGTTCGCGACTATTTTTAAGGTATTACCGGATGTGGTACTGCGCTGGCAGGACGTACTGATTGGTGCGGTGGTCACGGCGGTATTGTTTACCATTGGGCGCAGCGTGATTGCCATCTACCTTTCCCATACCGCTACAGCCTCTACTTATGGCGCTGCAGGCTCAGTGGTGATGATTCTTTTATGGGTTTATTATTCGTCCTTGATACTGCTGTTTGGCGCAGCGTTTACACGTTCACTGCTGTTAAGGCGCAAAAGGCCTTTGATTCCGCGCAATAGCGCTGTCATTGTGCAACGCGAGTTTATTGATAAAGACAGCGCCAAGCATCAATAGCGAGGTAGTTGTGAAGAGTAAGTATGTGGAACCGATGCAAGCAGATAGCCTATAAAAAGGAGCTTCCATGAAACAGTCCAGTGTACGGGCATGGGTCACAGGCAAGGTTCAAGGGGTGTGGTTTCGTCGAGCCACCCAGGAACAGGCACTCAAGCTGGGCCTCACCGGCTACGCCAAGAACCTCCCCGACGGGCGGGTAGAGGTTCTGATGTGTGGTTCCAGCGATAATATAAAGGTGTTATCCCAATGGTTATGGCACGGCCCTGAAAATGCTCGGGTCACTCACGTTGAACTAGAGGTGCTTGATCAGGTGGCAATGCCCGATCATTTTTCAACCTATTAGCAGCCAATAAGAGGCCTCAGGCAGACTCTTTCCAAGCCTGAATATTCTCAGCTGTCAGCCTGACAATATTTTGCCTTGCTTCCGGTGTGATCCAGGCGTTATGCGGCGTGACGATAAGGTTTAAGGGGGCTGCCTGGCCTGTAGCGCCAGCGTGTAAAGCATCGAGTAGCGGGTGACCGTTTCGGGGTGGCTCTTCAGGTAGTACATCCACGGCCAGGCCGCCTAGCTGACCCGCCTTAAGAGCCTCTAACGCGGCCACTTCATCAACAATGCCTCCGCGCGCGCAGTTGACCAGCAGCAGTGATGACTTGGCATTTGCCAACCGCTCACCATTTATCAGGTGGCGGGTATTTGCATTCAGCGGGCAGTGCAGGCTGATAATATCTGCTTGTGGAAGCAGGTCATCCAGAGATGGGCGTGCGTCATTTGCCTCATTGCCGGGGCGGGCGGCAAAACTGACCTTCATTCCGAAGGCTTCAGCCAAGCGCGCGACCTCGCTACCCAATTCACCTTTTCCCACCATGACAAGCTGTTTGCCAGCAAGCTGAACGGTGGGATGATCCTGGAGGCAGAAAAATGCGCTTTGCTGCCATTTACCCTTAGCAATATCGGCCTGGTATAGCGGCAGGCGGTTAGCCAGGGTAAGCATCAGCATCAGGGTGTGCTGGGAGACACTGGCCGTGCCGTAAGCGTTCACGTTCATGACCTCTATGCTATGCGCCTTGGCAGCATCAAGATCAATATTATTGAGGCCGGTGGCCAATACACAGATCAGGCGTAAGCGAGGCAGCGCCTGTAAGGTGTCAGCATCGATGATCACCTTGTTGACGATTGCAATATCGGCATCCTGTAAGCGCTCTCTGGCCTGCTGTGGGGTGCTTTGCTGATAAACGTCAAGCTGATTCACTTGGCTTTCAATGGCAGTAAGATCAATATCTGGTCCCAGGCTTTCGGCATCGAGAATGACGGCATTAGCCATTTATATGTCCTTTCATGTTATTCAGGTATGTTTTATGTAGTGCTTAACCTTGCTCGCCAGGGGCAACAAAAGGGTATAATACGTTCGCTTGATTATTTGCCATCTTGGAATTTCTCCGGCTGGCCGCATATACACAATGGCAGACCCTATGAATGCCATCACTTTGTCTTTGCTTCGATTTTCATGCGTTGATAACAGGAGTTTATAACATGCCCATCTATGAATACGAGTGCAAGGCCTGCGGCCAGCGTTTGGAAAAACTGCAGAAAATGAGCGCAGACCCGCTGACCCAATGTCCAGAGTGTAAACAGGATACCCTGTCGCGTCTGGTGTCGGCAGCAGGCTTTCGCCTGGCCGGAGGCGGATGGTATGAGACCGATTTCAAAACGGGTAGCAAGAAGAACCTGGTGGCTGACAAGTCCGACGGCACCTCTACCCAGAAGACTAGCACAGACAAAGGCTCAGCCAAGAACAGTGATGCTGCCGCCTGATAGCGCATCATTGGCTATAAAGCCTGCCCAAACGTAATTTTATTAGCCACGAAACAGAACAGGATTTGACATGCGCAGCCATTATTGCGGCCAGCTGAACGAAACATTGGTGGATCAAACGGTTACCGTTTGCGGCTGGGTACACCGCCGCCGTGACCACGGTGGGGTGATTTTCCTCGATATGCGTGACCGTGATGGGATTGCGCAATTTGTTGTGGACCCTGATACCGCCGAAGCATTCGCCCATGCCGACCGTGCCCGTAGTGAATATGTGCTGCGCGTGACAGGCCGCGTACGTCTGCGTCCTGAAGGCACCCAGAATCCCAACATGCCCACCGGCATGATTGAGGTTCTGGCCAAGGAAGTCGAAGTGCTGAATGCCGCCGCCACGCCGCCTTTCCAGCTTGATGAGCATGGTAAGGTAGGCGAAGAAGTACGTCTCAAGCACCGCTATATTGATCTGCGTCGTCCGGAGATGATTGAAAAGCTGCGTCTGCGTTCGCGTATCTCGCACAATGTGCGGGCCTACCTCGAAAACCAGGGTTTTCTGGATATCGAAACCCCGGTATTGACTCGGGCCACACCGGAAGGCGCCAGGGACTATCTGGTACCCAGCCGTACCCATGCGGGCAGTTTCTTTGCGCTTCCCCAGTCTCCGCAGCTTTTCAAGCAGCTGCTGATGGTGGCCGGTTTTGATCGCTACTACCAGATTGCCAAGTGCTTCCGCGATGAAGATCTACGCGCCGATCGTCAGCCAGAATTCACCCAGATTGATATCGAGGCATCGTTTGTCAGCGAAGATGACATCATGTCGATTACCGAAGACATGATCCGTCAGCTGTTTAATGATGTGCTGGATGTCGAATTGCCGGTTTTCCCGCGGATGACCTGGCATGATGCCATGCAGCGTTTTGGCTCCGACAAACCTGATCTGCGTATTCCGCTGGAATTGACCGATATTGACGATCTGATGAAGCAGGTCGACTTCAAGGTGTTCTCAGGCCCTGCCAACGCTGAGGATGGCCGAGTGGCTGCCCTTAAAGTGGCGGGCGGTGCCAGCCTGTCGCGCAAGGTAATCGACGAATATACCAAGTTTGTCGGCATCTATGGCGCCAAGGGTCTCGCCTGGATCAAGGTCAACGAGCGTGCCAAAGGCATCGAAGGGCTGCAGTCGCCTATCGTCAAGTTCATGGAAAACGTGGTGGAAGAGCTGCTTGACCGCGTGGATGCCAAAGACGGTGATATCATCTTCTTTGGTGCTGACAAGGCGTCTATCGTCAATGAGGCGATGGGGGCGTTGCGCGTCAGAATTGGCGCTGATCTAGACCTTTACACCCATGAATGGGCACCGCTGTGGGTGGTTGATTTCCCGATGTTCGAAGCTGACGGCAACGGCCGTTTAAGCCCCTTGCATCACCCCTTCACTGCACCGGCCTGTTCACCGGAAGCGCTCAAGGCAGACCCGGCAGCGGCACTGTCACGCGCTTACGATATGGTGCTTAACGGCACTGAACTGGGTGGCGGCTCACTGCGTATCCATGACCAGACCATGCAAAGCACTGTCTTTGACATCCTTGGCATCGGTGAAGAAGAAGCCCGTGAGAAGTTTGGCTTCCTGCTGGACGCCTTGCATTATGGCGCGCCGCCCCATGGTGGCCTGGCCTTTGGCCTGGATCGCCTGGTGATGTTGATGACCGGAGCGACCACTATTCGCGAAGTCATTGCCTTCCCGAAAACCCAGAGCGCGGCTTGCCTGATGACAGATGCACCGGGAGATGTCAGCACCGAGCAGCTTAAAGAGCTCAATATTCGTCTGCGTCAGAAAGCCAAGGCTGACGCCAGCGAATAAGCTATGTCTTGGACGCTGTCCTGAGTTTCTGAATTGCACCGACGTCAAATGGCGTCGGTGTTTTTTCAGCCATTTATTGTGTATCTCGATAGTCATTTTGGATAAACCGTCATGAAACAGCAACCAACCTCGTGTTAACCAAAGAGTTAACCGTGCGTATTCTGGGCATTGATCCAGGCTCGCGGATTACCGGTTATGGCGTCATTGATGTCCACCACGGTCAGCCTGTTTACGTGGCGAGCGGCTGTATTCGCACTACCGATAGCGCTCTGGAGCAGCGCCTGGCGCAGATCTATGCGGGCTTAAGCGAAGTTATTGGCCAGCATCGGCCTAATGCGGTAGCCGTTGAGCGAGTGTTTTTGGCCAAGAATGCCGATTCAGCGCTCAAGCTAGGGCAGGCCAGGGGAGCGGCGCTGGTGTGTATGGCTAACCACGGCCTGGCGATCAATGAATATGCCGCTCGTCAGATCAAGCAGACCGTGACCGGCCAGGGTGGCGCTGACAAGCTACAGGTACAGCATATGGTTACGGCGCTGCTGAAGCTACCGAGTACGCCCCAGGCAGACGCCGCCGATGCCCTGGCGATTGCCGTGACAGATGCTTATTCCCGCAGCGGGCTTTGGGTACCTGCTCCACAGCGTCGCACCCGCCGAAGCAGTGGACGCTGGCGGTTATAAAAGAGCGGCCTTAAATATGCCCATCGGGCAATGAACTGGCTATCTGTACAGATAAACTTTATATTGGCAGGCATCAAAAAACACGTGATCTTTGCCTTGCTAAGGAGTGGGTAACCCTATGATTGGACGCCTGACAGGGCAGTTGCTGCAAAAGCAGCCACCGTGGATTGTAATTGATGTGCATGGCGTCGGGTATGAACTCGAAGCGTCAATGACTGCACTGGTGGCGCTACCTTCCGTGGGTGAGCAGGTTTCCCTGTTTACCCATCTGACCGTGCGTGATGATGCCCATCTGCTGTATGGTTTCGTGCGGGAACAGGAACGCGCGCTGTTCCGTGCCTTGATAAAAGTCAACGGTGTAGGGCCCAAGCTGGCCTTGGCAATTCTGTCCGGGATGGATGAAGATGCCTTCATGCGCTGCATCCGCGATGACGACAGCAAGGCGCTGACCCGTTTGCCCGGTGTTGGCAAGAAAACCGCAGAACGCCTGATTATCGAAATGCGCGACCGCTTTCCAGAATGGGAACAAACTTCCAGCGAACCCTCACTGCTTGACCCGCAAGCCAATCCCCAGCACCGCAATGCTTTGGCAGATGCGGAGTCAGCCCTGGTCAGTCTTGGCTATAAGCCTACCGAAGCAGCAAAAATGCTGTCAGGCCTGGAGGCAGATCAGCCCACGGAAGCCTTGATTAAAGCGGCGTTGACCCAGCGTATGAGTAGCTAACAATGGGTGAGGAGCAGCATGCTTGAACATGATCGTCTGATTGCCGCAGCACCTGAGCAGGGTGAAGTCCGTCTGGATCACGCTATTCGTCCCAAACGCTTGGCTGACTACATTGGCCAGCCGCGTGTACGTGAACAGATGGAAATCTTTATTGGTGCGGCCAGGCTGCGGGAAGAAAGTCTTGACCATACGCTGGTATTCGGCCCTCCGGGGCTGGGGAAAACCACCTTGGCCAATATCATTGCCGCAGAAATGGGCGTTGGGCTCAAGTCAACCTCAGGGCCGGTTCTGGAACGGGCGGGCGACTTAGCGGCGATGTTGACCAACCTGGAAGAAGGCGATGTGCTGTTCATTGATGAAATACATCGGCTTTCGCCCGTAGTAGAAGAAGTGCTTTATCCGGCCATGGAAGATTTTCAGCTCGATATCATGATTGGCGAAGGGCCTGCAGCACGCTCGATCAAGCTTGATCTGCCGCGTTTCACGCTGGTGGGCGCTACTACCCGTGCTGGGCTTTTGACATCGCCTCTGCGCGACCGTTTTGGCATTGTCCAGCGGCTGGAATTCTATAACCTTGCCGAGCTGACCGAGATTGTCACCCGTTCCGCGCGCTTGCTTGAAGTGCCTTCCACCCCGGATGGCTGCGAGGAGATCGCTAAACGCTCCCGGGGAACACCGCGGATTGCCAACCGCCTGTTAAGGCGGGTAAGGGATTACGCCGATATCAAAGGACGTGGTGAAATCGACACGCCGATTGCCGATGCGGCACTCAATATGCTTAACGTTGATCATCACGGCCTCGACCATATGGACCGGCGCCTGCTATTGGCCATGATAGATAAATTTGACGGCGGCCCGGTCGGGGTGGATTCCCTCTCCGCGGCGATCGGTGAAGAGCGTGACACTATCGAAGATGTCATTGAACCCTATCTTATCCAGCAGGGCCTGATGATGCGCACCCCACGTGGGCGTGTGGTCACTCGCCAGGCCTGGTCGCATTTCAGTCGCGTCCCCCATGAACAGGCCACAGACGCTGGTGGAGAAACCCGACCATGACAACAACACCCTCTTTTAGCATGCCCGTCAGGGTATATATGGAAGATACCGATGCCGGTGGAATTGTCTATTACGTCAATTATCTGAAGTTCATGGAGCGGGCGCGCAGCGAATGGTTGCGTTGTCACTGCATTAATCAACAGGCGTTGCTGGTCGAAAATACTCAGTTGGTGGTCTATCGTCTAACCTGCCACTATGCAAAGCCCGCACTGCTTGATGATGCCTTGACAGTGACGGCTGTGGTGACAGACGTGGGGCGCTGCAAGGCTACTTTCGAGCAAGTAGTTGAACGTGAAGGGGAACTACTTTGCAGTGCCACGGTCGAGATAGCGTGCTTGAATGCCAGAACCATGAAACCCAAGAGATGGCCAGCTCAGGTACTCAAGGTATTTAATATCAGTGAGTAATGACTGATGTCAGCTAATGCCTATGATGCCTTTAGAGACGACGAGGATAACCGTGAACGAAAACAGTATGTCTATACCCCATTTGGTCATGAGTGCTAGTACCGTTGTCCAACTGGTCATGGTGCTCCTGGTGATCGGGTCCCTATTGTCATGGGTGGTGATCTTTCAGCGCAGCTTTGCGCTTTCACGGGCCAAATCGGCTTACCAGAAATTTGAAGAGACCTTCTGGTCAGGTGTTGATCTGAATGATCTGTATCGGGAAATTCCAGCGGATGATCAACGTCAAGGGGCAGAGCACCTGTTTCAGGCAGGGTTTCGGGAATTTCATCGTCTGATGCCGCGCAACTCTCAGCCTGACCAGGTGCTTGAAGGGGTTCAGCGCAGTATGCGCGTCGCCTGGTCGCGGGAAGAAGAGCGCCTGACCAAGCATCTGGTCTTTCTCGCGACCGTTGCCTCTGCCAGCCCTTACATCGGCCTGTTTGGAACGGTATGGGGCATCATGGGTTCCTTTCAATCGCTTTCCATGACGCAGCAGGCCACCCTTGCCACGGTGGCGCCCTGGATTGCCGAAGCGCTTATTGCCACCGCCATGGGGCTATTTGCCGCGATTCCAGCGGTTATCTTCTATAATCGTTTATCTAACAGTTCAGCGCGCTTGCTGGGTAAGTACGAAGACTTTGCCGAGGAGTTCTACGCCATTCTGCACCGTAATCTTCAAGGGCGTGAGCCAAATACCCAGTAAGGGAGACGTGGTATGCAAGGTCCTTTTAATCGCAACAGCCAGCGTCGACCGATGGCAGAAATTAACGTTGTGCCCTTTATCGATGTCATGCTGGTGCTATTGGTAATTTTTATGATTACGGCTCCCATGCTGACACAAGGGGTGCAGGTTGAATTGCCGCAGGTATCCTCCCAGCCGATTGATACGCCTGAAAACACTGAACCGGTGATTGTTGCGGTGGATCAGGAAGGGCAGTACCACATCACCCTCGGGGAAAGCAGCACACAGGTAACCCCTGATGAGCTTGCTCAACGGGTCGTGACAATACTCGAGCGCAGCCCTGATTCTCCTGTTCTGGTACGCGGCGACCGTAACGTGGCCTATGGGCAAATTGTTACTCTGATGAGTACGCTGCAAGGTGCCGGGGTTGAGAACGTCGGTCTGATATCCGAGCCACCGAACAATGACTGAAGGTAAGAAAACCATCGCTCTTTTGGGCCGCAAGCGTCACAAGTCCGACGTTGGCTATGGGTTGCCATTGATTCTTGCGGTCATGCTACATGCCCTTGTCGTGGGGCTAAGTGTTATCAGCTTGCCTTCCCAGGATGACACACCGGAATCGTCATCCATTGTGCAGGCGACTTTGGTGAGTACCGAAACCTTTACCGATCAGGCCCAGCAGCCTTTTGAGCAGCCTACGGCAGATGTGCCAGAAGAAAGCCAGGAAACAACGCTGCCAGACCCTGGCCCTACGGCACAGGATATAGCCACTGAGCAAGCTGAGGCAGAAGCCGAAGCTCAGCGCCAGCGGGAAGCAGAAGCCGAGGCCCAGCGCCAGCGGGAAGCAGAAGCCGAGGCCCAACGCCAGCAAGAGGCAGAAGCCGAGGCTCAACGCCAGCGGGAAGCAGAAGCCGAGGCTCAACGCCAGCGGGAAGCTGAAGCCGAGGCCCAGCGCCAGCGGGAAGCCGAAGCCGAGGCCCAACGCCAGCGAGAAGCCGAAGCTGAGGCCCAACGCCAGCGAGAAGCCGAAGCTGAGGCCCAACGCCAGCGGGAGGCTGAAGCTGAGGCCCAGCGCCAGCGGGAGGCTGAAGCCGAGGCCCAACGCCAGCGGGAAGCCGAAGCTGAGGCCCAGCGCCAGCAAGAGGCAGAAGCCGAGGCTCAACGCCAGCGGGAGGCGGAAGCCCAACGCCAGCGAGAGGCGGAAGTCGAAGCTCAACGCCAGCGGGAAGCCGAAGCCCAGCGCCAGCGAGAGGCCGAAGAAGCGCGTCGCGCCGCTGAACTGGCTGAAAGAGCACGTCAAGCTGAAGAGGCGCAAAACAGCTTTACCAACATAGTAAAAAATCTGGTGGAACAGACATGGATCATTCCGCCTGGAGCCAGCAATAATGCTGCGGTGACACTAAGCATTCGTCTGGGTCCATCGGGAGAGGTCCTGGCGACGTCAGTG from Halomonas sp. CH40 includes these protein-coding regions:
- the tolA gene encoding cell envelope integrity protein TolA; the protein is MTEGKKTIALLGRKRHKSDVGYGLPLILAVMLHALVVGLSVISLPSQDDTPESSSIVQATLVSTETFTDQAQQPFEQPTADVPEESQETTLPDPGPTAQDIATEQAEAEAEAQRQREAEAEAQRQREAEAEAQRQQEAEAEAQRQREAEAEAQRQREAEAEAQRQREAEAEAQRQREAEAEAQRQREAEAEAQRQREAEAEAQRQREAEAEAQRQREAEAEAQRQQEAEAEAQRQREAEAQRQREAEVEAQRQREAEAQRQREAEEARRAAELAERARQAEEAQNSFTNIVKNLVEQTWIIPPGASNNAAVTLSIRLGPSGEVLATSVVSSSGDGSFDRSAQQAVEQAAPFSELRDVPAEFQRNLRQFNLRFTPGDVR
- the tolR gene encoding protein TolR → MQGPFNRNSQRRPMAEINVVPFIDVMLVLLVIFMITAPMLTQGVQVELPQVSSQPIDTPENTEPVIVAVDQEGQYHITLGESSTQVTPDELAQRVVTILERSPDSPVLVRGDRNVAYGQIVTLMSTLQGAGVENVGLISEPPNND